From the Euphorbia lathyris chromosome 6, ddEupLath1.1, whole genome shotgun sequence genome, one window contains:
- the LOC136233033 gene encoding 3-ketoacyl-CoA synthase 11-like has protein sequence MMQLFIIPFLTTDFSNLQHLLPIITGIAFIATILTLYIKNMPRKVYLVDFSCYKPEAVHKLTKEKFIQQCSANGWFSQESLGFKKKILEKSGIGQMSYVPQGLMKIPVDMSMAESRRETESVMFGAIDELLTKTGVQGRDIGIVVVNSSIFNPLPSLSAVIVNQYKLRSDVLSYNLGGMGCSASLIAIDLARYILQGRNCNTYALVVSTENITRNLYTGNHRPMLVTNCLFRMGASAILLSNRSSDHRRSKYNLLHTVRTNIAADDKSYNCILQEHDQNEILGVSLSKDLTAVASQALKANITTLGPLVLPYSEQFLFLANLIGRKLLKLKIKSYVPNFKLAFEHFCVHPGGRGVLDEIEKQLELTELNMEPSRMTLYRFGNTSSSSLWYELAYCEAKWRMKKGDRVWQLGFGSGFKCNSVVWRCITTVNPANQKNPWIDEIDDFPIHVPKAAPIILSHKGQ, from the exons ATGATGCAACTTTTTATAATTCCATTTCTCACCACAGATTTTTCCAATCTTCAACATTTACTCCCAATAATCACAGGCATAGCTTTTATAGCTACAATTCTCACCCTTTATATAAAAAACATGCCAAGAAAAGTATACTTAGTAGATTTTTCATGCTACAAGCCAGAAGCAGTTCATAAGTTAACCAAGGAGAAGTTTATACAACAATGTTCTGCAAATGGGTGGTTCAGCCAAGAAAGTTTGgggtttaaaaagaaaatattggaAAAATCAGGGATTGGACAGATGAGTTATGTGCCACAAGGGTTGATGAAAATACCTGTTGATATGTCAATGGCTGAGTCAAGAAGAGAGACAGAAAGTGTTATGTTTGGTGCTATTGATGAATTGTTGACTAAAACTGGGGTGCAGGGAAGGGATATAGGGATAGTTGTAGTGAATAGCAGCATATTCAATCCATTGCCATCTCTTTCAGCTGTTATTGTGAATCAATATAAACTTAGAAGTGATGTTTTGAGTTATAATCTTGGTGGTATGGGATGTAGTGCTAGTCTTATTGCTATTGACCTTGCCAGATATATTTTACAG GGAAGAAACTGCAACACATATGCATTGGTTGTTAGCACAGAAAACATCACTCGCAATTTGTACACAGGAAACCACCGACCGATGCTTGTCACAAATTGCCTTTTCCGTATGGGAGCTTCTGCTATTCTCCTCTCCAACCGCTCCTCCGATCACCGTCGTTCAAAGTACAACCTCCTCCACACTGTTCGGACCAACATAGCTGCTGATGATAAGTCATATAACTGTATCCTCCAAGAACATGACCAAAACGAAATACTCGGTGTCTCTCTATCTAAAGACCTCACGGCAGTCGCCAGCCAAGCCCTAAAAGCGAATATCACCACACTCGGCCCTTTAGTTCTCCCATATTCCGAACAATTTCTATTCTTAGCAAACTTAATTGGGAGAAAATTGTTGAAACTGAAGATAAAATCGTATGTTCCTAATTTCAAATTAGCTTTTGAGCATTTCTGTGTTCATCCAGGAGGAAGAGGTGTTTTAGATGAGATAGAGAAACAACTTGAGCTGACTGAACTAAACATGGAGCCTTCGAGGATGACACTTTACAGGTTTGGAAATACTTCAAGTAGTAGTTTATGGTATGAATTAGCATATTGTGAAGCTAAGTGGAGGATGAAGAAGGGTGATAGGGTTTGGCAATTAGGGTTTGGTTCTGGATTTAAGTGTAATAGTGTTGTTTGGCGTTGTATCACGACTGTGAATCCGGCTAACCAGAAGAATCCTTGGATTGATGAGATTGATG